ATTACTCTATGTGTTGTGTATTGACTTGTTCTTGTTTAAAATCACGGCATCTTTAGACTTTTAAAATCACGAATCTGCTCTCAATTTGGTTACTCTTCGTTTCATAGGATTTGGCTTTATTTAGAGCttaattagttttgaaaattagaGATTGAGAACCGATTGCTGTAAATCGCTTTACAGAATCACAaatatcgtagcttgctttaagcgcgattaataaatcatcatgACTATGGGTACGAtttccgtggcatagtcatgatacgtaacccaatttgagtgtgcgtttcacgtgactcgaccacaactttaaaaaataataaaaataaatatgtcgTAAATCgtgggtgcatttcatgtggcgcggtttgcaacGAGTACCAAAATAGCGAGTgcgcgacatcgtgacttgttcaaacaaattccataaatattaaaagcggtttagaagataaaaatgcacactaggttttaaaacatgtattaaatcagataattagaccaattattaatagttgagcgaccgtgctaaaaccacggaactcgggagtgccttacaccttctcccgggttagcagaattccttacccggtcttctgtgttcgcagaccataaataaagttaaatttccttgatttgggatttaaaataaaccggtgacttgggacaccataacttattccaagtggcgactctgaatttaataaataatctcatttcgattaatgtcactttaattggaaaaactcccttatccctaTCCCATCgggaaaaaaagaggtgtgacacttTCTATCTCTTATTCAACCTTCTAAACCCCTCCAACAATGATGAACCAGTGGGGAGAAAACTCACGTAGCATGTCTGTAGCGTTTTTCCTTTGGAAGCAACTTATTCCTTTCTAATTCATTTGATCAttgttaggggtcgtttggtagggtgtataagaatagtgtATAATAcagtgtattagtaatgcatgagttagtaatgcaagtattagttatgcagatattatttCTTATAAATTGTATGGTGTGatgtattaaaaattataatacattgtataatttttaagaaaaatagttgtttacaaaaatgtCCTCCATATTCTCTAGCTTTACGGGATTTTAAGtataattttgtctttaaccatactaatgcatgcattaatagccttGGTATTACTAATATCATAGTTTTCTATGCATTACTTATACATAGGCTAATACCaagtatgatgtataactaatgcaagtattagttatacatatgttgaaaaaatataccaaacaaggtattagtaatgcacaaaactaatgcttgcattattttttctaatacctcctaTCAAACGACCCCTAGGTCATTTGCAAAGTGGGCTGGCCCACCTATTTTATTAACTTATAGTCTATTGTATTGGACTTGAACAATTGGCCCACTGATTTATGTCTCACAAGAATCTTTCATTGTACTTGTAACTTATTTAATTGCTATCCTATTTAATACTCTTAACAGATTTTCCAAGTATATTATATACATACGCACACCTTTCATCTCTCTATATATATTCCATAATCAAGAAAGACAATACTtaagaaacaaaacaaaaaaacaaataaCTGAATGGACTCTTTTAATTCATACTATGAACATATTGGCGTATTTTCAAACACTTCATTTAAATCATGAAAATCTTTTTACCCCTTGGGGCATCTTAATTTCATAATTAAGTCTCTACTTATCAAAATTTTAAGCCTAAAAGGACCTTACAAAAATACTCtataaagaaagaaaggaaaggcAAGAGAGGTTTGTCTCAAACTTTGGTATATTTAATATGGATATTTGCTAGCCTATTTATAAGAAAATAAGATGGTCACTTATGGAATATGATTAACCGTCAGGGCCTTTAATGAATGGACATAAAATGTCTAACAAGGTGACCAATGAAAAACCATAGAGAAGCGAATAAGGCTTATAGTCTATGACCAAAAGTAGGCGATCCATATCACAACTCACTTCTTCAAGCTTGTAACAATAGTGATTTGTCAATATTTCCAAGCTTTTCTAACAACTCAACACTTCGAGCATTGTACTTTAATTGCTGTACAATAGATTTGAAACACATTATTGTACAACAACTAAGAAGAAGAAAAGCAAAAAGGAGCGATTTTATCTAAAGTTCGCCTACACTAGGTACtaattaaatattttggaaaactgACTACAAGTTAAATGTGAGCGTAATACTAGCTCATCGTACTTTTCCCAACTCAAAAATTTTCTGCCTCACATTTAATTTCAAATTGTTTCCCCTAAATCAGACAGCACAAACTGAGGATAAACTAATACCCTTATGTAGCAGAAACAAAGTTCCTACCATTAGGTTTGTTCAGAATCTGCATTTTCAGTTTGATACAATCGTATTAGAAACATGGCAAGAGTAAATATTGTGAGGAATCCAATTCATATGTCCATTTGGAATTTGGCCAAGAAGCTGCAGTGACATTCTGAAGTATTTTAAATAAACATTGTTAAAACCTGGATTTCCCAAGAACAGAATAATGACAACTCTTACAGATACTATGTCTAGTACTTGATTCTATTTGCCTATTGTTTGAAAAATGATAGGCTCAGCTTAAACTCATCACCATTTCATCAAGAACCTTGAGACCTAATAATATAGGGCATAGGCAATTTATCCACACATAAGAATTACAGTGTTATTCTCAAGCTGAGCTTCCCATTTTCCAGGACATAACAAAGTTTTTCCCTAAAGGTAATTCTAGTCCATGTATATCCATCATCATACTCTTTCCCTTATCTCCTCCATCCTCCGAATTGTCGATATACTTTTGCTCTGCTGTGATAAACTGCACTTTTGAAGTATCTTCAATTGGTTGTCCATCGACGTTAATTTCAAAAGCTCGATCAGTGCCATTTGTACCTAAAACTATAACCTTCTCAATGAACCATCCTTTATCCAATGCAAACTTACCTTCTTGAACTTCTGACCACAACTTCACTGTTCTATTACTCGCTGTTGCATAGAAATCAATATATGTTGAGTGTCCATTTCCTAATTTCATCTCTAGAAGCTCATCATCGTCGAGGAAAAGATTTCCTTTTGCTTGTAGATCTTTAGTCCCTAATGGGAAGGTGACTATGAGGGTGTAAGGTGTCATTCTTGCTTCTTTTGATATCATTCCACCGCGCTGCATTGGTATTATGGTGTTTTGGTACAAATGTACATTGACCACATTTAGAGGTGCATCTAGTGTAAGATAGTGTGGTTCTATTGTGACAATGGCCTGTGTCATATCGAATATATTGTACCAAGTGCCCGGGGGAAACAAAGCTTTCACCTCAGTTTTACCCTCATCTAGCACGGGTGAGACCATGACACTGCTTCCTACCAAGAATTGTGTGCTCACGTCGTAAAGCTCATGTAAATTTGGGAAAGAGAAGAAGAGTGGACGAGCAATAGGCGCCCCAGTAGTATGTGCCTCATAGTTCAAGGTGTAGAAATATGGTAGTAACTTATATCTCATTCCTAATGCATTTCGAGCAGATTCAGCCACGCTCTCCCATTGGTAAAGTTCTTGTCTAGGGGAGTAGTAGTTCGCGTGATCCCTTGAGAATGGATAGAACGCACCAACTTCAATCCAACGGTTGCAAAGTTCCTCTGTAGGTGCTGGATAGAATCCACATATATCTGAACCAACCATCGGAACACCAAATAAGCCAAAATTCAGCATTGTAGATATTGAATATCTCAAATCATCCCAAGTTCCTTTGTTATCCCCTGTCCAATGTGCAGCATAATGTCCTGAACCAACAAACGTGGAACGAGACAATATAAACGGGCGCTTGCCCTCGAGTTCTTGAAGTGCCTTGTGAGTTGCAATGGACTGAGAAAAACCATAAATGCTATGAGCATCATATTCCCTAACTCCATTATAATGAACTGCACTAGTGGCTATTGTCTTGTAACCAATTGGTGCTTGTATTCCAGAAGCATTAATCTTATAAGGCGGATCGTCCCATTTAGTATTTGTTATGTTTTTGCAATCTAAGCAACAAATCCAACCAGGACCAGTACCATTAGGACATATCCTGTTTTCAGGGATTGTGCACAAACCAGAACAAAAGTTGGAAACTTCATTCATGTCAATCCAGAGTCCATCAACAGGTACAAGTTCATGAAATCGCCTAATTTCATCGCCCCACCACTCAACAGTTTTCGGGTTGAGAAAATCAGGAAAGTTAACAGCACCAGGCCAGACTTGAGCTAAATAAGGCTTGCCTTCATATTTGATGAAGACATCATTGGCTATACCTCTTTGGTAAACACCATAACTATTATTAACTCCGATTCCAGGATCTACTATGACAATGTACTTCATGCCTCGCGCATGAATTTTCTCCAAGAATGACAATAATTGCGGACGAGGGTAGTTGACAGGGTTGAGAGTGAAATCCTTTTTCCCGTCCATGTGATCATCGTCGTTCCAGATCACATCAAGAGGGATCTTGGCTTTCTTATAGTTCTCGACAACATCCTCAATTACAGATAAATTGTGGTAACCCCATCTGCATTGATGGAATCCTGTTGCAATGACCAAGCAGGAGATAATTTTAATTAGTAGATGGGCAATGAGATATCAGTAGCATTTACCAAACATCAATAGTCTAATTAGAATGTAGTGTGTGATAAGTGAGAGGAGCATGCTCAATTTACTAAGGGTGAATTACTAATCTGAAAAAGATTTAAGTAacctgtttttttcttttttttttggctaaTGATAAGTAACCTATTATAACCGGTTAAACTGCACTAATAGAACAAATATTTTTTATACTGTCGGTGTATATTTAATACCTTTAGATTTATCTTGTTTTGGGACTGAAATTATGCAATTTAGACTATAAAGTTCTCTACCAAGTATAAAGGTCCAAGAATTCATCACTCATTTGATCAATACCTACTGAGAGTGCTTTACATGATCAATACCTTACGTGGAGTGATAGTCGAAATATTCCATGGTGCATAACATGATAAGCCAAAATGggaggaaaaaaataaaagaaataaaaaaaaatggttCATCACATTATGATTTGTTTATCAACTCAATCATTTCATACCTACTATCAGGGGCAGAGCTAGCCTTCTGCttatgggttcggccgaacccagtagtTTTTTTGCAGACTCTGTATTTGTCTTGAAAAATTTAtgaaatatgtataaattattattaCTGTGAATATGTGACTCAAAGatctatcggaaataacctctgTATTCCCTCGGGGTAGGGATAAAATCTGAGCATACTCTATCCTTCCCATACTCCACTTGTATGATTTTActggtcgttgttgttgttggtgtgaCTCAAAGACTCTACTTTTTCAAAATTCCCAATAGCTAGTAAATTGACAGGAGTACATTAATTTGCCAATAAAACAATTATTGAGATGGTCCGCGTGGTACCAAATTGCTACCTTATGCGGAACAATAAAGACCTTGTCCCATGGAAGGAAAATTTTAGTAAGGAAATAAGGGCAGTAGACAAAAGCAATGTTTTGTTTTGTCCAAAACACGACACAGAACAAAGAACAGCCAAAACTCGCAGAAAGCAAAGTCACGGGTTTTATTTTCTACTTTAATGAAGACAAAACCTAAAACTACAAATATTCTCCACTGCCTCCTTCATCCCAACTTGGTGATAACCATGGATTCAGGATTTATattatgagtttttttttttggttcccATCCACGTCCGGTATCTTTATTTGGACCCGAATAAATTCGACTTCGCGCCGGGAAGTCTCACATTGGAGGGTAAAGCGTGATTTTATATCCGAGGCTCGAACCCGAAACTATTACGAAGGATGAAGGATTACACTTTCAAATATTGTGGACTGCATCCTTAATCAAGAATTAAGTCATTAAGTTGCTCCAATATGCTGCCCTCCTAAACATTATAGCGAAAAACTTTGTCAAGGTTATAGGTTTTGTTTATGGGCAAAACATTTTTATCTATAGTATAACCTATGAAAAAATATGGTTTTGATACGAGACaatgtttttcatttttttgtaCCATGATTCAAATTTTTTTTAGAAGTTTCCCACGAAACTCAATCGTAATTCAACAATTTCCAATTGAGTGTATATAGTGTGTGAAGCTTAACTAATAGTACCTATGAATTAGTTCCAAAAAGCAGTTATCGGGAATAGAGGCcttgcttttctttttttgtCGAGATTGAGTAGGTGTTTAGTATACTCTTGTCTAGCCTATGCTTTGTCTCTAACAAGAACTGTCATAAATGCACTTACATAAATAATAATCAAAAGCTTCACACAGTTACTTCACCCTTCAATCCTTTTATCTGTTAATTTAACCCAAAAAATTATGTTATGCTCCTACTTGTTCACAAAAGTTTGTTACAGAATATATGTCACTTTAGAAAATCAAGAAGATTCCAATAAGGCATGGGATCAAAGAGTATCGCCATTAATACAAATGCAGTAAAGAAGATAGAGAATTTGGAACTTACCAAAAGACCAATAAGGCATTGGAGCAGGCCTGCCTATGAAGGAAGTATACTGATCAACAACAGCAAGAGGTGTAGGACCAGAAAAGAAGTAAAAGTCAAATACACCCCCAATCACTTTGTATGTTAAAGAATCCCCTCTGTAAAACACATCCATTCCATTGCTATTTAGCAACAAAACTGCATGACCATATGCCTCTCCATTCACATTCCTCAAATCCATATACATAGGATGTGAACCATACAAATCAATATTCAGATTAAGAGCTGATACATCAGTTGTGTACAAAGTGTAAGGATCATTAGGATATAGTTTTATCCCATGAGGCTGTGTGTTTTCTCCAAGGCCATATAAAGAAGAATTTTTAGGCAATTTTGTGGATACTTCAAGATATTGGTCTTTAAATACCAAATTGCTATAAGGGTCTGAATCATCAGAACTGGAATTGAAAAGGGTCTGtccatttgattttcttttcacaGAAAAACTGAAAGGGTCATTTGTATAGCTGAATATTAACTCATTTCCTGAATATTCTGATGTTGCTAGTGGCAAAAGGTTCTTTCTTGACCTACCAATAGTTTGTTTCAGTGATGGGGGTGTTTCTCTTGGTAATAAGTTGTAAGGAACTTCCCATCTTTGTTTTTCTGCATCAGTTATATGAATTCTCAAACGTTCATCTGTCTCATGCCTGCATAATAATCACAAAATTAACCTAAAGatcataatttttttatttttccaagCAGAGGCGGATACATCCATATATATTCATCGAGTTCAACTGAACTCTTTCAATACGAAATAAATATGTGAAGAACTACTAAAGTTTCAATTAAAATATTACATTATTAAAGCCGTTGTTTTCAAGAATGATGTTCATGCAAATCCTAGACAtgatttttgtttcttttttgagTGAAAAGTTAAAAGACTTACTTAACATAGAGCTGCAAATGAGGAATATCTGGCCCATAAATATTGTTCTTCTCTTTAACTTGGAGGTGTCCTATAAGGCCTCCATCAGGTGACTTTTCTATGGAGATCAACTTGTAACCTTGGCCAATCTTGACTGGAGTTGTGTTGGCAAAATTAACACCAGCTATACATAGAATCAAGATTAGCAAGGAAGTAAGTGGAGTAGGTGAATATAAGGAAGAGAAAAACATGATATTGTAGTGAAATTAAGAATCAAAGTAGAAGCATGGAGGGTAGCCAAATATGTGGCACTTGGCAAGAGTGACTGTTAAGAGTTTTTTTGGGTATGTATTGGCAAAGAAAATCATATAATACTTGTGATACAGTTGAAGATTAATTCATCACACAATCACTTCCAAATTATCATGTGATTCTGATGTTCTTTTTGGTCCCACCTGATGAGGCAGGGTAGCGCATTACACAAAGTATCCCACGTTTATGTAGGGTCGGAAAAGCACCCCAAGGAATGTGATATAGGCAGCCTACTATGATGCAAGTATAAGTGATTGATTTCACGACTGGAATCCGTGACCTATATGTCACACGAAGACAACTTAAGAAatctcttttgtttttctttgccCTTACACTCGTCTATCAAAAAAAAACATCTTTGCTTGCACAAGGTAGCTAGGGCTAAGGCTATAGGCACATTATCCTCCACAGATCTCATTTATGGGATTACACtaagtatgttgttgttgttcttacaCTTGTCATCGGGGGCGGAGCTTTAATATTAGGTATGAGTTTGGACGAACCCAACAATTTTTGCTTAGACCTCGTATTTAAATTAAGAAAGTTATTaaacatatataaatatttaattataaatcTAATAATTAAAACTAATTATAAGGTCGTACCTATAAATTTCAAATTGAGGCTCTGTCTTAGCTCATCATTGGCTTTAATTGTAGTAATAATTACCGAGGAAGCTGAGTTTAGCCTTCTGTCACTTCTATCACCCAATAGATCCTTTTATCTCCATACCTTATCGTGTgacataaaataaaattatttcttATAGTACCAATGCTGAAAGTGAATATTGGTCTTTCATGTTTTCGTGCTCTGTTGCCATAAAGCAGGAAAAGCCAGATAAAATGAGCAGCGTGCATATCTTTAGTTAACATTGGAATTGACAAATCGAATATTTTCATTATGAGGTGAATTTATTCTAttaatcaatattttattttaaggtaaatacaaaaagaaaaaaaattcatttttaagTGAGATTTAGAAATTCATTAAATCTCATGCTTTTGCTAttaactaatttaatttaaaggaGTTTTAATGACCATAAATACTTGGATTATGTGGGTAACACTTGATGAATCTTTAAATAAGCCCATTAATTTTGATGAAGAGTGATATTAGGCTAATAATTCATGTTTTTGCATGTAATTTGCCTTGCATTATGCCTCGATCTTGTTAACTTCGGTGTGAACATTTatgactcgagcttaataatggtATTTATATGTAGATAGGAGTCAATTGAAAGTGATTTGGAAAGCTTGCATGCAAATTGAAGTAAAAACGAAAGAATTTGGAAGGAGTATGACTTTGGTGCCCAGGTTCGCGCCAGACACCAACCAAAACGCCAAGGGCAGCAGAGCACAAAACTGGAAAAAGTTCGGTGTCTAGGTTGGCGCCAAGCGCCAAGCGAGACGCCCAAGGACGGATTTCATCCTAATTCGGCTAGGACTTGGTAGTTTCGACCCTACATGCCCCCAACATATATAAAAGagattctaaacatatttcttaaGGGAGAGACATTATTGGAGAGGCAAAAGGCTACGTAGAACACTTGAAAGCAACGAATCACAAGAGTTTGCTTTTCCGCTCTTCCTTAATCTGTATTTTAATGCTTTtaattattatcatgattgttagCATGactatgaatagctaatttgttaactagggttttgatagaaccttttgtaggataagttcttgttatgtttttatataattgagctatTAGATTctttacttgttcaactacgtgtttgtTGATGTTGATTGAgtggccatcaattgactgtgcctatttagtgtgtattgcttgaGAGAGGATACGCATTTAggttgttgttgaacaacatcactcctaaagtatgtgagaaatcaatacggagggtttaaagacgggattagagataacgaaaccttggtacgATTGTAGTGAGCGATGAATTAGtaccagctagcgtagttcgagagaatatatctagtaaattatggtagttgctcgagagagaactacgatacccgaagtactcacgatcggtagagaataatTAGGCGAAATTATAAAAGACATAGCAGGAAAGATTCCGATAAttgaaaaaatcataactctagacctccttaatcttgtcttcAACCCTTATTATCTCTAGTTATTAATCTACtgctttaatttgttagttaattagttagacataagaatcttaatatttataatttaggAATTGTTCGAGCTGTATTCTTGGTGATAGTGAATAGTTATAGCTACACCTTAGTTCTCTGTAGGATTCGATATTGGACTCTtagaccagattatatttgcagcgactgcttagtcctttttataaggcatagctGGGTGTGaccaaattttggcgtcgttgccggaaAACTAATGGTGTAGTTATAGTTGTAAATATTACTTGGtgtcaagtttgaacttttattttatttttatttttgatttgagAGACACGGCGTCTTGGAATTATGAGAGTCTttatgttggtaattctacttttgatcatccttatgcatattgtggaggaaacATCCTTTGATAATTTTTCCATGAGCatcaactcaatcttatgtgtgaaatgtgtgtgatatgtgtggtggtcaagatggtcactttcatggttattcttatatttcttatcctcccccaaccctttattatgatggttctactttttcttgtgaagttaataggaaaaAAGAACCCAGGGATGATGAATTGAAAGAGAACAAGGATATGCTAAGGTGCCTTGTGaaacaaaataatgagaaacaaTTACACAAACAAAGGCAAGATGCTACTATTCGTACCCTGGAGGCACATGTGAGTCAATTGGTTAAAGCATCTAATGCTCAATAAGCCAATATTGGggatagtagccaagaagagCAAGAATTAGATACTAAAATTGAGGTGCTAATGGAGGAGGTCAAAGTAGAACACCAATAATATatccaactagaatttgaggatgccgatgttGAAAAAGTAATACTAGAGTCAGCCAAGGGCATTGAAGATAAAAATTTAGTTGACTTtagtgtgattggtgttgaggaggtcgaaaatcttgaagttcatgtaTTTGAGTGCGTTGGACCTTATTCCAAACACTTCTCTACATTATGTTCAGATGGTGAAATGAGAACTGATCCATATGAGCATAGAAAGGAGTCAAGGAAACAGGTAGATGGGccatatattttgaaattttcaaggCCGTCTAGGCAAGAAGACACTCCTCGGTTGAGAGTCAAAAAGTGCATgagaatttatttaatttttggctCGGAAGAATTTGTGCCGCCCCAagagcataatcataagct
This region of Nicotiana tomentosiformis chromosome 4, ASM39032v3, whole genome shotgun sequence genomic DNA includes:
- the LOC104097497 gene encoding alpha-xylosidase 1-like, whose translation is MFFSSLYSPTPLTSLLILILCIAGVNFANTTPVKIGQGYKLISIEKSPDGGLIGHLQVKEKNNIYGPDIPHLQLYVKHETDERLRIHITDAEKQRWEVPYNLLPRETPPSLKQTIGRSRKNLLPLATSEYSGNELIFSYTNDPFSFSVKRKSNGQTLFNSSSDDSDPYSNLVFKDQYLEVSTKLPKNSSLYGLGENTQPHGIKLYPNDPYTLYTTDVSALNLNIDLYGSHPMYMDLRNVNGEAYGHAVLLLNSNGMDVFYRGDSLTYKVIGGVFDFYFFSGPTPLAVVDQYTSFIGRPAPMPYWSFGFHQCRWGYHNLSVIEDVVENYKKAKIPLDVIWNDDDHMDGKKDFTLNPVNYPRPQLLSFLEKIHARGMKYIVIVDPGIGVNNSYGVYQRGIANDVFIKYEGKPYLAQVWPGAVNFPDFLNPKTVEWWGDEIRRFHELVPVDGLWIDMNEVSNFCSGLCTIPENRICPNGTGPGWICCLDCKNITNTKWDDPPYKINASGIQAPIGYKTIATSAVHYNGVREYDAHSIYGFSQSIATHKALQELEGKRPFILSRSTFVGSGHYAAHWTGDNKGTWDDLRYSISTMLNFGLFGVPMVGSDICGFYPAPTEELCNRWIEVGAFYPFSRDHANYYSPRQELYQWESVAESARNALGMRYKLLPYFYTLNYEAHTTGAPIARPLFFSFPNLHELYDVSTQFLVGSSVMVSPVLDEGKTEVKALFPPGTWYNIFDMTQAIVTIEPHYLTLDAPLNVVNVHLYQNTIIPMQRGGMISKEARMTPYTLIVTFPLGTKDLQAKGNLFLDDDELLEMKLGNGHSTYIDFYATASNRTVKLWSEVQEGKFALDKGWFIEKVIVLGTNGTDRAFEINVDGQPIEDTSKVQFITAEQKYIDNSEDGGDKGKSMMMDIHGLELPLGKNFVMSWKMGSSA